The sequence below is a genomic window from Sneathiella marina.
GACTGAACAAACGCATGAAGATCTTCTTGCGCGGAACTGGCAAAAGCCAAAAATATTTCCCGCTTGTCCGTGTAGTGAGAATAAAAGGTTCCGTGGGCAACGTCAGCTTCGCGGGCAATATCCTGAGGGCGTGTTTCGTGGTAGCCTTTGCTGACAAAAAGTTTGCGGGCAGCCTCAAGAAGTCTGTTCCGTTTTTCTTCTTTTCGTTTGCTGGCACGATCTGTAGCCAGGACAACTCCTGCCGGTCCACTCATGGGTACTCTACCTCAGATATTTTTTTGTTCTTTTTTTTGGCTGCCGCTGGCAATTGTTGTGACATTTTGTCAGTATGCTGCACAATAACAGTCAGCCGACAAAAATAGAACAAAAAAAATAGAGGAGCTCGTTGCCGGCATGTCGTCTAGCGTACCATTCAGGGAACTCAATCGTCCTTCACCTGATATTTCAGTGGCAGAAAACAAGGATGGTTCATTTCTTCTTACGAGCAATGTCGAGATCGGGAAAGTTGAAGAAAACGTAGCGTTTTATTGGCGTCGTTCGGCGGAGGAATTTCCTGAAAAAGCCTTCCTGATCAAATGCGGCCCGCAAGATGACTGGCCGAAACTGTCTTATGCGCAAGCTAAAAGGCAAGCCGACGAAGTCAGCACCTGGTTGTTGCAACGCGGATTTGGTCCGGAAAAATCCGTGATGATTCTGTCGGGCAATAGTTTTGCGCATGCGATTCTTACCATGGGAGCCATTCAGGTAGGCGTGCCCGTCACGCCGGTCTCTCCTTCTTATTCGTTGTTGGGAGGAGATTTTGAAAAACTGAGTTATGCAGTTGAGTTGACTGAGCCGGGTCTCATTTTTGCTGAAGATGGTGATGTTTTTGGCAAGGCAATCGCAGCTGTTAATACCGAAAATGTGGAAATTCTGACGGTCCAGGGAGCGGAGCATGGAGGTCTTCGGTTTACCGATTTGTTGGGCGAAGTAGACGAGACCGCGGTGGATGCTGCATATGCATCTGTGAACGCCAATACGCTCGCCAAAATTCTTTTTACTTCTGGCTCAACCGGGATGCCCAAAGCCGTCCCAAATACACAAGGAATGTTATGCGCGGCGCAAAAAACGCTGGAACTGGTTTCCGAACCCAGAGATCCGGTAAACACGCCGATATTTATTTTGGATTGGCTTCCGTGGCATCATACTTATGGTGGGAACGTAAATTTCTTTGCCATTGCCCGCGTATCCGGAACCATTTACATGGATGATGGAAAGCCAGCTCCCGGCTTTTTTCAGCGGACATTGGAGAATATAAAACGTGTATCGCCGACACGCTTCAGCAGCGTTCCGGCGGCCTATGGGTTTTTGGCAGACCAGCTCGAAAAAGATGAAGAACTCGCAACGGCCTTTTTCAAAAATGTAACGATTTGCCAATATGGCGGTGCAGCACTTTCACAGGAAATGTTCGAGCGAATGCAGGTACTGGCCATAAAATATACGGGCATGAGAATGCCGTTTGGCACGGGATGGGGGGCAACGGAGACCACGGGAACCGGCACTGCTGTTTATTGGGAAACCGAGAAAGTGGGCCTCATCGGCGTGCCGACGCCCGGTGTGGATTTAAAGGTCGTTCCGGTAGGAGATAAGCTTGAAATTCGTATTAAAGGTGCCAATGTGCATACTGGTTACTACAAGCGACCGGATCTAACAGCTAAATATTTCGATGAAGATGGGTTCTATTGCATCGGCGATGCGGTGAAATGGGAAGATTCTTCTAAAAAAGAAATAGGGTTGGTTTTTAACGGTCGTGTCGCGGAGGATTTTAAACTGGCAAATGGCACTTGGGTGAGCACGGGATCGCTCCGTCTATCCCTAATTGATGCCTTGGACCCAATTGTAAGGGATATTGTTATCACAGGGCATGACAAGGATGACGTGGGTTTGCTGATACTCCCAACTGAAGCCGTGTTGCGGCAACTCGGGGAAAGCGATGAAGCTATATCCGCGGACGGTGAAGCTATCGTCGATGGAGATTTTCTTGCTCAAATAGGCCAGAAACTTGAGAAATATAATTTGGACAACAAAGCACCAAGCCGACGTGCAGGGCGTGCGCTGGTGATGGCGAAGCCCTTGTCGATTGATAAAAATGAAATCACTGATAAGCAATATATCAATCAATCAGCCGTGTTATCGAACCGATCAGATCTGGTTCAAAGACTCTATGCCAGATCCCTTGACAAATCAGTAATGAAATTTAATTAAATCAAATAAATGAAAGGCGTTTCTAATGTCAAATATGAATAAGCAGATACTGCTTAAATCTTATCCTGAAGGCGAACCGACGGCGGCGGATTTTGAAATAGTCGAAACGGCGGTCCCAACTCCGGGTGACGGAGAAATCCTGGTAAAAACCATTTATATGTCCCTGGACCCCTATATGCGTGGCCGTATGAGCCAGGCGAAGAGCTATTCTGCAAGCGCCCAAATTGGCGACCCTATGATGGGTGGCGGTGTTGGTGTCGTCGAGCAGTCGAATAACCCGAAATTTGGTGTCGGTAATTATGTCATGAGCTATCCGGGCTGGCAGCAATACAGCCTCACGGACGGGACGGGTGTGATGAAGCTGGACCCAGGGTTGGCACCAATTTCCACAGCTGTTGGTGTTCTGGGTATGCCGGGTTTGACCGCCTATTTTGGTCTGTTGAAAATTGGTCAGCCAAAAGAAGGCGAAACGGTTGTTGTTGCCGCTGCCTCTGGTGCGGTAGGAAGTGTTGTCGGCCAGGTTGCACGGATTAAGGGCGCCCGGGCTGTGGGTATCGCGGGCTCCGCTGATAAATGCGCCTTTGTGGTTGAAGAACTCGGGTTTGATGCCTGTATCAACTATAAAGATGCTGACTTTGCCGAACAACTGGCTGCGGCTTGTCCTGATGGAATTGATGTTTATTTCGAAAATGTCGGGGGCAAGGTGTTTGATACAGTCATGCCGCTGCTAAATGATTTCGCGCGTATCCCACTTTGCGGATTAATCTCCCAGTATAATGCGACATCTTTGCCAACCGGGACGAACTTTTTACCAGCTCTAATGCGAGATATGCTGACTAAACGTATGACATTGAGAGGATTTATCATCTCCGATCATTATGAGCATCTGGCGGATTTCCTTCGGGATATGGGAGGCTGGATTGCCAGTGGGCAGTTGAAATATCGTGAAGATATTGTTGAGGGAATTGAAAATGCGCCTGAAGCATTCATTGGTCTGCTTAAGGGTGCGAATTTTGGAAAATTGCTGGTCCGCGTTTCCGATGATCCAACTAGAAACTAATCAGTCACAAAATACCTTATGAGAGGAACAAGAAAAATGACTGCTATAACTGAATTTGTCAGATATGAAGCACAAGGAACTGTCGGGGTTGTAACCGTAAACAATCCACCTGTTAACGCGTTGAGCCAAGGTGTGCGCGAAGGCATCAAAGGCGGTATTGAAGCCGGGATGGCAGATGCTTCCGTCACATCGATCGTTCTTGCCTGTGATGGCCGAACCTTTATTGCGGGCGCTGACATTACTGAATTCGGCAAACCGCCAACAGAGCCGGGATTGCACGAAGTAATTGGGACAATTGAATCTTCCAATAAACCTGTCGTGGCTGCAATTCATGGAACGGCCCTTGGCGGCGGTCTGGAAACAGCACTTGGATGTCATTACCGTGTCGCGGTCGCCAGCGCTAAAGTAGGCCTGCCAGAAGTAAAACTGGGACTTTTGCCCGGAGCAGGTGGAACACAGCGGCTTCCACGTGTTGTCGGTGTGCCAATGGCTTTGACAATGATAGCCGGCGGTGCACCAATTGGGGCAAAGAAAGCCCTTGAAGTCGGACTTGTCGATGAAATTGTCGATGGAGACCTGACCGAAGGCGCAATTGAGTTTGCCAAGAAAGTCGTCGCAGAGGGACGTCCGCTGGTCAAGATCAGTGATCAGAATGAAAAACTTGAAGACGCCAGGAAAAATCCCTCCCTGTTTGCCGATTTCCGTAAATCCATTGCTCGTAAATCTCGTAATTTCGAAGCACCGGAGAATTGTATCAAAGCAGTTGAGGGGGCTGTAAATCTTCCCTTCGATGAAGGTCTTAAAAGAGAACGCGAGCTCTTTATGGAATTGATGCAGGGTGAGCAATCGGGCGCACAGCAATATTTCTTCTTTGCAGAGCGTTTGGCCAATAAAATCCCCGATGTTCCAAAAGATACGCCGTTATTGGATATTAATACGGCGGGGATTATTGGCGCCGGAACCATGGGTGGCGGTATCGCCATGAATTTCCTGCAAGCAGGCATACCTGTGACTATCGTGGAAACGAAACAGGAGTTTCTCGATAAGGGCATGGATATCATTAAATCAAACTACGCCGCGACTGTCTCAAAAGGTCGGATGTCTCAAGATGCGATGGATAAATGTATGTCATTGCTGACGGGCAGTATCAACCTCGAAGATCTGAGTGATGTTGATATCGTTATCGAAGCCATATTCGAAAATATGGACGTGAAAAAGGATATTTTTGGCAAGCTTGATAAAATTTGCAAGCAAGGAGCAATTCTTGCGACAAATACCTCCACATTGGACATCGACGAGATCGGTGAAGCAACAACCAGACCTGAATATGTCATTGGTCTGCATTTCTTCAGCCCTGCCAATGTCATGAAATTGTTGGAAGAAGTCCGAACCAAGAAAACCAGTGCAACCGTCATGGCGACATGTATGGCTCTTGCCAAACGGATTGGTAAAATTCCGGCGATGGTTGGTGTCTGTGAAGGTTTTGTTGGTAACCGCATCCTTGCTCAACGGGGTGAGCAGGCGAATAAACTGATCTTGGAAGGCGCGAAACTTGAGGACGTCGACCGTGTTCTATTTGACTTCGGTTTACCGATGGGACCTTTTGCCATGTCTGATCTGGCTGGTAACGACGTAGGCTGGCGCATTCGTCAGGGTAAAGGTGTTACAAGCCCGGTTGCAGATGCCATCTGTGAGCTTGGCCGGTTTGGCCAGAAAACGGGTGATGGTTATTATCATTACGAAAAAGGAAACCGGACACCGCAACCTGATCCCATTGTTGAAGATATCATCATCAATGCCGCAAGGGATGCCGGGATCAACCGTCGCCAGGTTTCGGATGAGGAAATTCTTAAGCGTTGCGTCTATCCCATGATCAATGAAGCTGCGAAAATCCTGGAAGAGGGCATTGCATCTAGGGCAAGCGATATTGATGTTATCTGGGTTTATGGATATGGCTGGCCTGTATATCGTGGCGGACCAATGCGCTATGCCGATCACATCGGCCTGGACAATATCTACAACGACATGTTGAAATTCAAAGAAGAGTTTGGTGACGAATGGACACCAGCTCCGCTACTTGAAAAGCTGGCGAAGGAAGGTAAAGGGTTTAAAGATCTGTAGATCCTGCTTTTAAGAATAAAGGCCTCGTCATTGGACGGGGCCTTTTTTTATGCTTGATTGCCAGGAAATATAACAAGCCGGTATAAGCGCCAGCGCAAAGAAAATTCCCGCAATAAGAAAGCAATCCTGAAATGTACTGCTGGTTGCCGTAAGATATTCGTCATAGGTAATTACATCTGCGGCGCCAATTTCCATTAGATCGGTTTCGTAGTGGTTGGATCGGGCCGTAATGAGAACGGCGATTACATTTACCCCGGCGGTGCCGCCCAGCATCCTGCAAAAATTCAAGGCGCCGGAGGCTTGCGGGACATGTTCCGGGGGCATGCTGGACAGTGACAGGGTGCTATTGGATGGCAGGATAAAACCGAGCGCCGTCCTGCTTAGAATGATCCAGCCAGCGACCAGCCAAAAGCCACTAAACTGATCAGAAAAACTGATGCCTATTGATGAAATGAAGAATAAAACAATTCCTGTAAACAATAAGCGGTGCGGCGGCATTCTGTCGACCATCCGACCCACTAAAGGAGATACCGCGGCAAGCGCAAGACCGCCCGGAAGGAGCATTAACCCGGCATCGGTTGCACTCGCATTGAGGACCGTCCGGGCAAATAGGGGCACCATGTAAATACTGGAGAACATACCGGCACTTGTTATGGCGCCAATTAGAACAGTTGATGTAAAATAGAGATTTCGAAACATCTGCAACCGAAGCAACGGTGCCTGGCTCCGCGCATCCCGTAAAATAAAGATGGTGAGTGCAATGAGGGAAATTGCAAGAAATGGAGCCACGAGAGTGTCACCAATATCGTAAAACTGACTGTTGGATAAGCCAATGAGGAAACAGGATACGGCAACGGAAACAAACCCGAAACTGATAAAATTGAAGCGAGATCTTGCCCCGATTTCGGTTCGGTCTGGCAGGAAAATCCAGCCCAGAATTCCGGCGAATATGGTTAAAGGAAGCCCGGCCGTAAATGTGTAATGCCAATCCAGGCTATCGGTTATCACTCCTCCGATTGTTGGACCAACAGCCGGACCGAGAACGACGACCATACTAAAAATACCAATCGCGGTGCCTCGCCGGTTTGCGGGAAACAAAAGAAAAACCAATGCCATTGACAGGGGTTGTAAAATTCCTGCACCGGCACCCTGTAATAAGCGCGAGAAAATCAGCAAGTTGAAATTCGGCGCAAACTGACCGAGCATACAACCACTGAAAAACAAAGCCGTTGCCAACATAAAAGCGGCGCGAGCACCGTAATTTTTCAGCAACCATGCCGTCGACAACATGCAGATGGTTGTTGCACTCAAAAAACCGGTGGACATCCATTGGGCGGACGCCTGCGTAATTCGATATTCGGCCATGATGTTTGTTAGGGCAACATTGATCATCGTTGAGGATAAAATTGATGCCATTAAGCCGATAATAACCGCAAGTACTGCGAACCATTTAAATTTGGCGCCGTATTTTTCTTCCAGCAATTGATTGCGGCTGATCATCGAAAAATAACCTGAAACATTAAGGATGTGTCGAGGGAAACGTTTTAATTAGAGAACTCTTCACGAATTTTATTTGAGTGCTCTCCCAATTCGGGGATAGGCCCATATGTTGGTGAAACACCGGCGAATTGAACAGGAGATGCAACAAGATTTACAGGACCAGTGGGACTATCCACAGACATTCTTTCGATTTGCGGGTGTGACGTCAAGTCGGCGACGCTATTCAAGGAACCGAAGGCGATCCGGGCTTCGGAAAGACGCGTGGTCATCTCATTTCTTGTATGGGCTCCAAACACATTCCCGACTTCTTGATTGAGCTCTGCCCTGTTTAGTACCCTGTTTTCATTGGTATCAAACCTTGGATCATCAAAAAGTTCGGGTTTTTTAAGAGCCTGACAGCATAGATTTTTCCATTCGGTCTGGTTTTGGATGGAAATGACAATCGGCCCGCCTTCTTTTGTCTCAAAGGCTTCGTAGGGTGCTATCGACGGGTGACTGAGGCCACCACGGCCTGGTGCCTTGCCGCCATATTCCTGATGCAGGAGAGGGACCGTCATCCAGTCCGCCATGCCGCCAAACAAGGTGGATTTAATTGATTTTCCCTGTCCCGTCTTTTCACGTTCGTAAAGCGCTTCTAAAACACCAATCAGACCATGCATGCCCGCTGCGATATCACAAACAGATACACCAACACGGCCCGGCTCGCTGGGAGAACCGGTAACGGAAGCGAGCCCGGTTTCAGACTGAACCAGCATGTCGTAGGCCTTCATCTTGGCATAGGGACCCTCTTCTCCGTATCCGGAAATATCAACGGTGATGAGGCGCGGGTGATCCAAACGCAGCTGCTCGCTGCCAATACCCAGACGTGTTGAAGCGCCCGGAGCCAGATTTTGAATAAAAATATCTGCTTTGGAAATAATGCGTTTTAAAAGAGCAAGGTCTTCCTCATTTTTCGCATCAAGTTTAATGGATTCCTTGCCGCGGTTAAGCCAAACGAAATAGGCACTTTGTCCATTGACCACTGTATCGTATTTACGAGCAAAATCACCCTCCGGTCGTTCAACCTTAATCACTCGCGCTCCTGCGTCAGCGAGTTGACATGAGAGATAAGGGGCGGCTACTGCCTGCTCCAATGAAACGACAAGAATACCATCGAGGGGGCCAGTCATAGGAACCTTCTATTTTTTTAAATTGTTATTATTCTATCTATGAACTCATTTTCATGGCTATTCAAGGGGAATGATTTCACCCATTCCAGATCGCTAAAGTTCTACTAAGCTGCGCGTAACTTTTCCCGGTCTCTTCATGCCATGTGTTGAATGCTGCTTGTACTTTGGCACGGTCCCGTTTCGCCGTTATCTTGCCCGCGGCAATATCAAGTTTGTTCAAAGCTTGAATAACATCAGGTGTCAGCATAAAACTGTCCTTACCCATCATTCTCAAGAAATATGGTCCAGAGTTGCCCCCCAATTGCGTAAATCTTTTCTTGAGATCCTCCCATAAGCCGACGCAATCCGCTTCCGGCCAATCTGCCAGATAATTTCCAAAGGATCCGTACTCTTTTTCCAACTCCAGCATTGCCAAAGCATTGTGATGCGTTGCCCGGATTTTACCCAAATGGCGGATAATACGTGTATCCGTCATTAAACGACCAATATCGTCTTCCGAAAAAAAAGCGATCTTGCTGGGTTCAAAGCCAAGAAAAACCTCTTCGAAGGCAGGCCATTTGTTGCGGACCATTTTTTGGTTTAGACCAGCAGAAAATACGCGGAACGTCATGGTTGAGAAAAAATCGACGGTGTCGATTTGGCGAATTTTCTCATTGGGTAATATTTCCGGCATTCTGACCGCCAGATCCTTTGCGCTACCGCTGTTTAATTCAGCTTGCTTTTGTATTTCCGCGAATGAAATCATAAGGCCTCACGTTATTTCAATTGGCATGCGGATCTATCGTAATTTCCTTTACGCGGAATAGCCAGATTTGGTTATAGGCAATTCACGGATCCGATCGCCGGTCGCCGCAAAAATAGCGTTTGTCACAGCCGGTGCTATAGGAGGTGTTCCCGGTTCCCCGACGCCGCCAAGCCGTCGTCCGCTTGGGGCGAGAACAGTTTCAATAACGGGTGAGTTTGCAAGCCTGACCATATCGTAGTCAGGGAAATTCTCGTTCACAACCTGGCCATTTTCGATCGTAATTTCGCCAAATAACGTGGCAGAAAGGCCGAAAATAATCCCGCCTTCCATTTGAGCAATGACCGTATCGGGGTTAACAACTGTCCCGCAATCAATCACGCAAAACACCTTGTCTACAGTCACAGTTTTATCCTCACTTACTGATACTTCAGCCACTTGAGCAACAATGGAGCCGAAACTTTCATGAAGTGCGATCCCGCGACCTTTGCCGGCGGGCAGAGGGGAGGACCAGTTACTGATTTCCTTGGCTTTTTGCAATATAGTTGCAAAATCCCGGTGCTCTCCTAAATGAGCCAACCGAAACTCAACCGGGTCTTGATTTGCGGCAAACGCAGCCTCATCCATAAAGCTTTCCGTAAAGAAGCCATTATAAGAATGACCGACACTTCGCCAAAATCCAACAGGAATTGGAAACTTCACCGGCACATGATCAACAAGCCGGTTTGAAAATTCATAAGGGATATCCGCAGCACCTTCAGATGTCGTATTATCCGGGGCATCCATTGTAGCCCATGGGATAAGTCTCGCAGTAAAGGAACCCGAAACGGATTGGCTTACAATTCTGTTCTTCCAGGCTTCAATTTTGCCATCCGCACCCAAAGACGCTTGAAATTCTGACACGGCAGCTGGTCGGTACATATCGTGCTGCATATCGTTTTCGCGTGTCCAAACGAGCTTTATCGGCCGGTTTTTCAGCGACTTCGCAATTGTAACAGCCATCAAGACAAGATCGATCTCCGCGCGCCGTCCGAAACCACCTCCGAGCAGGGTGGTATGAACTTTGACATTTTCTGCGGGCACATCGGCAATTTTTTCTGCAAACCATTTAATCAGAGTAGGGGCCTGATTAGGCATCCAGACTTCTACACCTGTCTCTGTCACTTTCGCTGTACAATTCATTGGTTCCAGACAAGCATGAGCAAGATACGGTACCGTATAACTGGCTGTCACCTTGTTGGGTGCTGATGAAAGTACTGAAGGCGCATCCCCAACTTCGGCGTATATGCGCGCATCGTCACTGCTCAAATTATCTGTCAGTGTCTTGATAACCTGATCAGAGGACGTTGAGGCGGCTTCGCCGCTGTCAAAAGTGGCAGATATTTTTTCAACTGCTGTTTTAGCGCGCCAGAAACTATCCGCGACAACAGCAACGCCGGTTTCAAAAGGGACCACTTTCAACACCCCTGGCATTTCCAGGACCGTCTTTTCGTCGTGAGAGGATAGTTTTCCGCCAAAAACAGGGCTCAGCTTTACAGCGGCAAAGGCCATATCTGGCAGGGCGATATCAATACCGAAAACAGCTTTACCGGTCACTTTTTCCGGAATATCCAGTCGATTTTTGGATTTTCCGATGATTTCAAAATCATCTGGTTTTTTAAGGGTATCTGACAGGGGAACTGTTTCTGATGCAGCTTTGACAACAAAGTCACCAAAATTGCCGCTCTGATTAGTTTTTAAGTGACTAATAACACCCTTTTCAACAGTGCATTCATCCGGGGAAACGTTCCATGTCCTGGCTGCCGCCATAACCAGCATGCTCCGGGCGGTTGCGCCGGCTTGCCGCATAGGACCCCAGGCATCGCGCACACTTGTGCTGCCACCAGTTACTTGGACACCAAGCAGTCCAGCTACTTTTGCCATGCCAGTGGCGCCGATTGTATCTTCGCCGTCGTGAAATTTATCGGAAAATGGCAAGGCATCCTGCAGAATGCTGACATTGGCATAAACGTCATCAATGGGAGCTTGCTCAACTTTTATGGTCTCGAAGTCGGCGTCGAGCTCCTCGGCAACAAGCATTGCAAGAGCCGTGTAAATCCCTTGACCCATTTCAGATCGAGGAATTGCAACTGTCACAACACCTTTGCTGTCAATCTTGATCCAGGCATTTAAGGCGATTTCACCTTCTGATGTTGAGGCAGAAAGGGCCGCATTGTCTGGTTTATCTGATTTAAATCCGTACCCGATAGCGAGGCCGCCGCCAACTAATGCTCCCGCAACGAGGAATTTACGGCGTGTTAGACCAAATTTCGCCATTTTACTGTCCCCCTTGCTTTTTGGCTGCATTATGGATTGCTTTTCTAATCCTTGGGTATGTTCCGCAACGACAAATATTATCTATTGCATTATCTATTTCATCATCTGAAGGAGCAGGGTTCTCCTTTAGAAAAGCCGAAACCGCCATAATCATCCCAGATTGACAATAACCACATTGCGGGACCTGCTCGTCAATCCATGCTTGCTGGACGGCCGTTAAATTTTCTTCGGCCAACCCTTCAATGGTCGTAATATTTGATCCCGCAACATCTTCAATCGTAATTGAGCAGGATCGAACCGGTTCGTCA
It includes:
- a CDS encoding AMP-binding protein, with translation MSSSVPFRELNRPSPDISVAENKDGSFLLTSNVEIGKVEENVAFYWRRSAEEFPEKAFLIKCGPQDDWPKLSYAQAKRQADEVSTWLLQRGFGPEKSVMILSGNSFAHAILTMGAIQVGVPVTPVSPSYSLLGGDFEKLSYAVELTEPGLIFAEDGDVFGKAIAAVNTENVEILTVQGAEHGGLRFTDLLGEVDETAVDAAYASVNANTLAKILFTSGSTGMPKAVPNTQGMLCAAQKTLELVSEPRDPVNTPIFILDWLPWHHTYGGNVNFFAIARVSGTIYMDDGKPAPGFFQRTLENIKRVSPTRFSSVPAAYGFLADQLEKDEELATAFFKNVTICQYGGAALSQEMFERMQVLAIKYTGMRMPFGTGWGATETTGTGTAVYWETEKVGLIGVPTPGVDLKVVPVGDKLEIRIKGANVHTGYYKRPDLTAKYFDEDGFYCIGDAVKWEDSSKKEIGLVFNGRVAEDFKLANGTWVSTGSLRLSLIDALDPIVRDIVITGHDKDDVGLLILPTEAVLRQLGESDEAISADGEAIVDGDFLAQIGQKLEKYNLDNKAPSRRAGRALVMAKPLSIDKNEITDKQYINQSAVLSNRSDLVQRLYARSLDKSVMKFN
- a CDS encoding NADP-dependent oxidoreductase encodes the protein MSNMNKQILLKSYPEGEPTAADFEIVETAVPTPGDGEILVKTIYMSLDPYMRGRMSQAKSYSASAQIGDPMMGGGVGVVEQSNNPKFGVGNYVMSYPGWQQYSLTDGTGVMKLDPGLAPISTAVGVLGMPGLTAYFGLLKIGQPKEGETVVVAAASGAVGSVVGQVARIKGARAVGIAGSADKCAFVVEELGFDACINYKDADFAEQLAAACPDGIDVYFENVGGKVFDTVMPLLNDFARIPLCGLISQYNATSLPTGTNFLPALMRDMLTKRMTLRGFIISDHYEHLADFLRDMGGWIASGQLKYREDIVEGIENAPEAFIGLLKGANFGKLLVRVSDDPTRN
- a CDS encoding 3-hydroxyacyl-CoA dehydrogenase NAD-binding domain-containing protein — its product is MTAITEFVRYEAQGTVGVVTVNNPPVNALSQGVREGIKGGIEAGMADASVTSIVLACDGRTFIAGADITEFGKPPTEPGLHEVIGTIESSNKPVVAAIHGTALGGGLETALGCHYRVAVASAKVGLPEVKLGLLPGAGGTQRLPRVVGVPMALTMIAGGAPIGAKKALEVGLVDEIVDGDLTEGAIEFAKKVVAEGRPLVKISDQNEKLEDARKNPSLFADFRKSIARKSRNFEAPENCIKAVEGAVNLPFDEGLKRERELFMELMQGEQSGAQQYFFFAERLANKIPDVPKDTPLLDINTAGIIGAGTMGGGIAMNFLQAGIPVTIVETKQEFLDKGMDIIKSNYAATVSKGRMSQDAMDKCMSLLTGSINLEDLSDVDIVIEAIFENMDVKKDIFGKLDKICKQGAILATNTSTLDIDEIGEATTRPEYVIGLHFFSPANVMKLLEEVRTKKTSATVMATCMALAKRIGKIPAMVGVCEGFVGNRILAQRGEQANKLILEGAKLEDVDRVLFDFGLPMGPFAMSDLAGNDVGWRIRQGKGVTSPVADAICELGRFGQKTGDGYYHYEKGNRTPQPDPIVEDIIINAARDAGINRRQVSDEEILKRCVYPMINEAAKILEEGIASRASDIDVIWVYGYGWPVYRGGPMRYADHIGLDNIYNDMLKFKEEFGDEWTPAPLLEKLAKEGKGFKDL
- a CDS encoding DHA2 family efflux MFS transporter permease subunit, with the protein product MISRNQLLEEKYGAKFKWFAVLAVIIGLMASILSSTMINVALTNIMAEYRITQASAQWMSTGFLSATTICMLSTAWLLKNYGARAAFMLATALFFSGCMLGQFAPNFNLLIFSRLLQGAGAGILQPLSMALVFLLFPANRRGTAIGIFSMVVVLGPAVGPTIGGVITDSLDWHYTFTAGLPLTIFAGILGWIFLPDRTEIGARSRFNFISFGFVSVAVSCFLIGLSNSQFYDIGDTLVAPFLAISLIALTIFILRDARSQAPLLRLQMFRNLYFTSTVLIGAITSAGMFSSIYMVPLFARTVLNASATDAGLMLLPGGLALAAVSPLVGRMVDRMPPHRLLFTGIVLFFISSIGISFSDQFSGFWLVAGWIILSRTALGFILPSNSTLSLSSMPPEHVPQASGALNFCRMLGGTAGVNVIAVLITARSNHYETDLMEIGAADVITYDEYLTATSSTFQDCFLIAGIFFALALIPACYISWQSSIKKGPVQ
- a CDS encoding CaiB/BaiF CoA transferase family protein, which translates into the protein MTGPLDGILVVSLEQAVAAPYLSCQLADAGARVIKVERPEGDFARKYDTVVNGQSAYFVWLNRGKESIKLDAKNEEDLALLKRIISKADIFIQNLAPGASTRLGIGSEQLRLDHPRLITVDISGYGEEGPYAKMKAYDMLVQSETGLASVTGSPSEPGRVGVSVCDIAAGMHGLIGVLEALYEREKTGQGKSIKSTLFGGMADWMTVPLLHQEYGGKAPGRGGLSHPSIAPYEAFETKEGGPIVISIQNQTEWKNLCCQALKKPELFDDPRFDTNENRVLNRAELNQEVGNVFGAHTRNEMTTRLSEARIAFGSLNSVADLTSHPQIERMSVDSPTGPVNLVASPVQFAGVSPTYGPIPELGEHSNKIREEFSN
- a CDS encoding DNA-3-methyladenine glycosylase I; translated protein: MISFAEIQKQAELNSGSAKDLAVRMPEILPNEKIRQIDTVDFFSTMTFRVFSAGLNQKMVRNKWPAFEEVFLGFEPSKIAFFSEDDIGRLMTDTRIIRHLGKIRATHHNALAMLELEKEYGSFGNYLADWPEADCVGLWEDLKKRFTQLGGNSGPYFLRMMGKDSFMLTPDVIQALNKLDIAAGKITAKRDRAKVQAAFNTWHEETGKSYAQLSRTLAIWNG
- a CDS encoding xanthine dehydrogenase family protein molybdopterin-binding subunit, with product MAKFGLTRRKFLVAGALVGGGLAIGYGFKSDKPDNAALSASTSEGEIALNAWIKIDSKGVVTVAIPRSEMGQGIYTALAMLVAEELDADFETIKVEQAPIDDVYANVSILQDALPFSDKFHDGEDTIGATGMAKVAGLLGVQVTGGSTSVRDAWGPMRQAGATARSMLVMAAARTWNVSPDECTVEKGVISHLKTNQSGNFGDFVVKAASETVPLSDTLKKPDDFEIIGKSKNRLDIPEKVTGKAVFGIDIALPDMAFAAVKLSPVFGGKLSSHDEKTVLEMPGVLKVVPFETGVAVVADSFWRAKTAVEKISATFDSGEAASTSSDQVIKTLTDNLSSDDARIYAEVGDAPSVLSSAPNKVTASYTVPYLAHACLEPMNCTAKVTETGVEVWMPNQAPTLIKWFAEKIADVPAENVKVHTTLLGGGFGRRAEIDLVLMAVTIAKSLKNRPIKLVWTRENDMQHDMYRPAAVSEFQASLGADGKIEAWKNRIVSQSVSGSFTARLIPWATMDAPDNTTSEGAADIPYEFSNRLVDHVPVKFPIPVGFWRSVGHSYNGFFTESFMDEAAFAANQDPVEFRLAHLGEHRDFATILQKAKEISNWSSPLPAGKGRGIALHESFGSIVAQVAEVSVSEDKTVTVDKVFCVIDCGTVVNPDTVIAQMEGGIIFGLSATLFGEITIENGQVVNENFPDYDMVRLANSPVIETVLAPSGRRLGGVGEPGTPPIAPAVTNAIFAATGDRIRELPITKSGYSA
- a CDS encoding (2Fe-2S)-binding protein yields the protein MFEISVNSKAINVDVEPDTPLLWVLRDTLQLTGTKFGCGVSACGACTVHIDDEPVRSCSITIEDVAGSNITTIEGLAEENLTAVQQAWIDEQVPQCGYCQSGMIMAVSAFLKENPAPSDDEIDNAIDNICRCGTYPRIRKAIHNAAKKQGGQ